A genome region from Coprococcus phoceensis includes the following:
- a CDS encoding helix-turn-helix domain-containing protein, which produces MPKPKTSTGEKNLISQRLIELRRQHNMSQRLLAYQLQLNGYDMDKNVITRIETNKRYVTDVELKALTEIFHVSYEYLIEGKEEKS; this is translated from the coding sequence ATGCCAAAACCGAAAACATCCACCGGGGAGAAAAATCTGATCAGCCAAAGGCTCATTGAACTCCGCCGCCAGCATAATATGTCACAGCGCCTCTTAGCCTACCAGCTTCAGCTGAATGGGTATGATATGGATAAAAATGTGATTACTAGAATTGAGACCAATAAGCGTTATGTCACAGATGTAGAATTAAAAGCGCTTACTGAGATCTTTCATGTTTCCTATGAGTATCTCATCGAGGGAAAAGAAGAAAAGTCATAG
- a CDS encoding sensor histidine kinase: protein MSRSEWVTIVTAIVVVVIISAGLWFYFRQRFVRMAEKVEDAIDAIIDGRELKTEELNKDTLFSKIQLKLEQLSEVTKSAEEKNVKQKEEIQKMVSDISHQLKTPIANITMYNDTILNHDLPAKQQYRFLKIMQKQVEKLDFLVRSLMKMSRLENSMIKLKKEENSLFDMVVEVVENLSIPMEKKKLDLQIDCPKNLRICYDRKWTAEALFNVMDNAVKYTPEYGKIRVEAEVLGMFVRLSVSDTGIGIAPEHMNDVFQRFFREEKVHNEKGVGIGLYLAREIITKQGGYMKVVSKEDAGSTFFIYLPNEQEELSQN, encoded by the coding sequence ATGAGTAGAAGTGAATGGGTGACTATTGTGACAGCAATTGTTGTAGTTGTTATCATATCTGCCGGTCTATGGTTTTATTTCCGGCAGCGGTTTGTCAGAATGGCGGAAAAAGTGGAAGATGCCATTGATGCGATTATCGATGGGAGAGAACTCAAAACAGAAGAACTGAATAAGGATACCTTATTTTCGAAAATCCAGTTGAAGCTTGAGCAGTTATCCGAGGTGACAAAGTCTGCAGAGGAAAAGAATGTGAAGCAGAAAGAGGAGATACAAAAAATGGTATCAGATATCTCCCATCAGTTGAAGACGCCGATTGCCAATATCACGATGTACAATGACACGATTTTGAATCATGACCTTCCAGCAAAACAACAGTACCGGTTTCTGAAAATAATGCAAAAGCAAGTGGAAAAGCTGGATTTTCTTGTGCGCTCACTGATGAAAATGTCTCGTTTGGAGAACAGCATGATCAAGCTGAAAAAAGAGGAGAACAGTCTCTTTGATATGGTTGTGGAGGTTGTGGAGAATCTGTCGATTCCGATGGAAAAGAAGAAACTGGACCTTCAGATTGACTGTCCGAAAAACTTACGGATATGCTATGATCGGAAGTGGACAGCGGAGGCATTATTCAATGTAATGGACAATGCAGTCAAGTATACACCGGAATATGGAAAGATTCGGGTTGAGGCAGAGGTACTTGGAATGTTTGTACGTCTTTCAGTGAGTGACACCGGAATCGGAATTGCCCCGGAACATATGAATGATGTGTTTCAGCGGTTTTTCAGAGAGGAAAAGGTACACAATGAAAAAGGTGTCGGAATCGGTTTGTATTTGGCAAGAGAGATTATAACAAAGCAGGGCGGCTATATGAAAGTAGTGTCAAAGGAAGATGCAGGGAGTACATTTTTCATCTATCTGCCAAATGAGCAGGAAGAATTGTCTCAAAATTGA
- a CDS encoding response regulator transcription factor, translated as MKRILVIEDDEMLNAGLCYNLQMEGFEAAPAFGAKTAKKLWKEKSFDLILLDGNLPDGDGFAVSREIRKESKVPIVFLTARDMDEDMIEGFENGADDYITKPFNIKIVIQRIKAILRRCEGDDTVEKVLQCGNLAVDFESHTVKKHGKLLTLTPTEFKLLHRFCLNPGQVLTRQILLEKLWDQDGNFVDEHTLTINISRLRAKIADEEYAYIKTIYGVGYKWIGESHE; from the coding sequence ATGAAACGAATATTAGTGATAGAAGATGACGAAATGCTGAATGCGGGACTTTGCTATAATCTTCAGATGGAAGGTTTTGAGGCGGCTCCGGCATTTGGAGCAAAGACGGCAAAAAAATTATGGAAAGAAAAATCATTTGACTTGATTTTGCTTGATGGCAATCTTCCGGACGGAGACGGATTTGCAGTCAGCAGAGAAATTCGAAAAGAAAGTAAAGTGCCAATTGTGTTTCTGACAGCGCGGGATATGGATGAAGATATGATTGAGGGCTTTGAAAACGGGGCGGATGATTACATTACAAAACCATTTAATATCAAAATTGTCATACAGCGGATTAAAGCAATCTTGAGAAGGTGTGAGGGCGATGACACGGTGGAGAAAGTGTTGCAGTGTGGAAATCTGGCAGTTGATTTTGAGAGCCACACGGTAAAAAAGCACGGAAAGCTTCTGACATTGACGCCCACAGAGTTTAAATTGCTGCACCGTTTCTGCCTGAATCCGGGACAGGTGTTGACAAGGCAGATTTTGTTAGAAAAGCTGTGGGATCAGGATGGTAATTTTGTGGATGAACATACATTGACGATCAATATCAGCAGGCTTCGTGCCAAAATTGCAGATGAAGAATATGCATATATTAAGACCATTTACGGGGTTGGATATAAATGGATAGGAGAAAGCCATGAGTAG
- a CDS encoding sensor histidine kinase, producing MRKLSLQWRLTILTTVLITVLCGCLTFFLYKNGVYYIDTLQETVTDQGKTPEALYIEIPDNEWDNFASQFATEVYNSKSDYRNRSLLITGVVALLGGAVTYFISGRALKPLREFSETVEKVQAQNLTDYTIEENKIAELDILRTSYNKMLLRLSESFETQRQFTGNAAHELRTPLALIQAQLDLYHASENPENGEAAQETIQMVTEQNERLSKLVRTLLDMSELQTVARNDKIELCGLIEEVLADLEPLAQEKGVTLIQKSQSTVDEKEENAGEGLMLTGSDILIYRMLYNLVENAIKYNHTDGKVTVSAERKRKEVVLTIADTGNGIDETFRERIFEPFFRVDKSRSRKIGGVGLGLAMVREIVQVHDGEIEVHGNEQGGTTFEVKMSIERLTIKSQV from the coding sequence ATGAGAAAATTATCACTCCAGTGGAGACTGACAATCCTTACTACAGTGTTGATCACAGTATTGTGCGGATGCCTTACATTTTTCTTATATAAGAATGGAGTCTATTATATCGATACACTTCAGGAAACAGTTACAGATCAGGGAAAAACACCGGAAGCACTATACATTGAGATTCCGGATAATGAGTGGGACAATTTTGCATCACAATTTGCTACGGAGGTGTATAATTCGAAATCCGATTATAGAAACAGAAGTCTACTGATCACAGGTGTTGTAGCGTTACTTGGTGGAGCGGTGACATATTTTATTAGTGGCCGTGCATTAAAACCGCTCAGAGAGTTTTCTGAGACAGTTGAAAAAGTACAGGCACAGAACCTGACGGATTATACGATCGAAGAGAATAAGATTGCAGAGCTGGACATACTTCGTACGTCTTATAATAAGATGCTTTTGCGACTGTCGGAATCGTTCGAGACACAGCGCCAGTTTACCGGGAATGCAGCACATGAGCTGCGGACTCCTTTGGCATTAATTCAAGCACAACTGGACCTCTATCATGCGTCAGAAAATCCGGAGAATGGGGAAGCGGCGCAAGAGACGATCCAGATGGTGACAGAGCAGAACGAGCGTCTCAGCAAGTTGGTCAGAACACTTCTGGATATGAGTGAGTTACAGACAGTAGCGCGCAATGACAAGATCGAACTTTGTGGACTAATCGAGGAAGTGCTGGCAGATCTGGAACCGTTGGCACAGGAAAAAGGTGTTACACTGATACAGAAATCGCAGAGTACAGTAGATGAAAAAGAAGAGAATGCAGGCGAGGGTCTGATGCTGACAGGAAGTGATATACTGATCTATCGGATGCTTTATAACCTTGTTGAAAATGCGATTAAATACAACCATACAGATGGAAAAGTTACGGTATCGGCAGAACGAAAGAGGAAAGAAGTTGTTCTGACGATTGCAGATACAGGAAATGGAATCGATGAGACATTCCGAGAGCGGATCTTTGAACCATTCTTCCGGGTGGATAAGTCAAGAAGCCGAAAAATTGGCGGTGTAGGTCTTGGACTTGCAATGGTACGCGAGATCGTGCAGGTGCATGACGGGGAGATTGAGGTTCATGGAAATGAGCAGGGCGGAACGACATTTGAAGTGAAAATGAGTATAGAAAGACTAACTATTAAAAGTCAAGTCTAA